In Euphorbia lathyris chromosome 9, ddEupLath1.1, whole genome shotgun sequence, the following are encoded in one genomic region:
- the LOC136206749 gene encoding uncharacterized protein At2g34160, whose translation MAVETVAPAPTPTPAPAPTPSPAPAPTATTATDLSTMAQNQQKKNRIQVSNTKKPLFFYVNLAKRYIQQHNEVELSALGMAITTVVTIAEILKNNGLATEKKVLTSTVGMKDENKGRLVQKAKIEIVLGKSEKFDSLMDTANSAAAAAAEAEAKEVEKNEEAQAQAQDQGQAQAQAQAQPQAQPQAQPQ comes from the exons ATGGCCGTGGAGACCGTCGCTCCGGCGCCAACACCCACACCTGCCCCCGCCCCCACTCCTTCTCCCGCTCCGGCACCCACTGCAACTACTGCCACTGATCTTTCCACCATGGCACAAAACCAGCAGAAGAAGAACAGGATTCAAGTCTCTAATACCAAGAAACCCCTCTTTTTCTATGTCAATCTCGCCAAG AGGTATATCCAGCAGCACAATGAGGTTGAACTTTCTGCACTGGGCATGG CAATCACCACAGTTGTCACAATTGCTGAGATTTTGAAGAACAATGGATTAGCCACTGAGAAAA AAGTTTTGACATCAACAGTAGGAATGAAAGATGAAAATAAAGGACGACTTGTGCAGAAGGCAAAG ATTGAGATAGTGTTGGGGAAATCTGAGAAATTTGACAGTCTGATGGACACTGCTAATTCAGCAGCCGCAGCGGCCGCAGAGGCGGAAGCCAAAGAAGTGGAGAAGAATGAAGAGGCACAGGCACAGGCACAGGATCAGGGGCAGGCACAGGCTCAGGCACAGGCACAGCCACAGGCACAGCCACAGGCACAGCCACAGTAG